Proteins from one Melospiza melodia melodia isolate bMelMel2 chromosome 18, bMelMel2.pri, whole genome shotgun sequence genomic window:
- the C1QTNF8 gene encoding complement C1q tumor necrosis factor-related protein 8, with translation MSSVILLLLLLLLLPAGDAGSEELPRRRLACVRCCGPSEQPVSIFSQRSARMSGHPQYPLPKIQPTIDITILKGEKGEMGERGFPGAAGKVGERGSRGLSGRKGQKGQPGPQGHPCKQLFAAFSVGRRKPLHSSDYFQLVTFDTELVNLYQHFNMFSGKFFCYVPGVYYFSLNVHTWNFKETYVHVMRNEQAVAILYAQPSDRSIMQSQSLMLDLQEGEEVWVRMFKRERENAIYSEESDLYIIFNGHLIKPALE, from the exons ATGAGCTCCgtgatcctgctgctgctgctgctgctgctgcttcccgcCGGGGACGCCGGttctgaggagctgcccaggcGGCGCCTGGCGTGCGTCAGGTGCTGCGGgccctcggagcagcccgtgtCCATCTTCTCCCAAAGGTCTGCCAGGATGAGCGGCCATCCCCAATATCCCCTGCCCAAAATCCAGCCCACCATCGACATCACCATCCTCAAAG GCGAGAAGGGCGAGATGGGCGAGCGCGGGTTCCCCGGAGCCGCGGGGAAGGTGGGAGAGCGCGGATCCCGCGGGCTGAGCGGCCGCAAGGGCCAGAAGGGGCAGCCGGGcccccagggccacccctgcAAGCAGCTCTTCGCCGCCTTCTCCGTGGGCCGCCGCAAGCCCCTGCACAGCTCCGACTACTTCCAGCTCGTCACCTTCGACACGGAGCTCGTCAACCTCTACCAGCACTTCAACATGTTCTCCGGAAAGTTCTTCTGCTACGTGCCCGGCGTTTACTACTTCAGCCTCAACGTGCACACCTGGAACTTCAAGGAGACCTACGTGCACGTGATGAGGAACGAGCAGGCCGTGGCCATCCTGTACGCCCAGCCCAGCGACAGGAGCATCATGCAGAGCCAGAGCCTGATGCTGGATCTGCAGGAAGGGGAGGAGGTTTGGGTCAGGATGTTCAAGAGGGAGAGGGAAAACGCCATTTACAGCGAGGAGTCGGATCTTTACATCATCTTCAACGGGCACCTGATCAAACCCGCCCTGGAGTAG
- the SSTR5 gene encoding somatostatin receptor type 5, which produces MDPLYFSSTFSMEAAPSQANSSLLPNGTENGTLPEVPPFQYIHKVLIPICYLLVCALGLSGNALVIYVVLRHAKMKTVTNIYILNLAVADVLFMLGLPFLATQNAISYWPFGSFLCRLVMTVDGINQFTSIFCLTVMSMDRYLAVVHPIKSTKWRRPRVAKLISATVWTFSFLVVLPVIIFSDVQEDFQTCNMNWPEPVNVWSAAFIIYTSVLGFFGPLLVICLCYLLIVVKVKSSGIRVGSTRRRRSERKVTRMVVIIVVVFVFCWLPFYTMNIVNLILILPADPVLEGLYFFMVVLSYANSCANPILYGFLSDNFKQSFQKVLCLRKGDGAEDGEPVEHRQENSSRLQESMLTQRNVEFNGHMQTSKV; this is translated from the coding sequence atggatCCTCTGTACTTCTCCAGCACGTTCAGCAtggaggctgctcccagccaggccaACTCGTCGCTGCTGCCCAACGGGACGGAGAACGGGACGCTCCCGGAGGTGCCACCGTTCCAGTACATCCACAAGGTGCTCATCCCCATCTGCTACCTGCTGGTGTGCGCCCTGGGGCTGAGCGGCAACGCCCTGGTCATCTACGTGGTGCTGCGGCACGCCAAGATGAAAACGGTCACCAACATCTACATCCTCAACCTGGCCGTGGCCGACGTGCTCTTCATGCTGGGCCTGCCCTTCCTGGCCACCCAGAACGCCATCTCCTACTGGCCCTTCGGCTCCTTCCTCTGCCGCCTGGTCATGACCGTGGACGGCATCAACCAGTTCACCAGCATCTTCTGCCTGACGGTGATGAGCATGGACCGCTACCTGGCCGTGGTGCACCCCATCAAATCCACCAAGTGGAGACGCCCCAGGGTGGCCAAGCTCATCAGCGCCACGGTCTGGACCTTCTCCTTCTTGGTGGTGCTGCCCGTGATCATCTTCTCGGACGTGCAGGAGGATTTCCAGACGTGCAACATGAACTGGCCGGAGCCGGTCAACGTCTGGTCGGCGGCGTTCATCATCTACACCTCGGTGCTGGGCTTCTTCGGGCCCCTGCTGGTCATCTGCCTGTGCTACCTGCTGATCGTGGTCAAGGTGAAGTCCTCGGGGATCCGCGTGGGCTCCACGCGGCGCCGCCGGTCGGAGCGGAAGGTCACCAGGATGGTGGTGATCATCGTGGTGGTCTTCGTGTTCTGCTGGCTGCCCTTCTACACCATGAACATCGTCAACCTGATCCTCATCCTGCCCGCCGACCCCGTCCTCGAGGGGCTCTACTTCTTCATGGTGGTGCTGAGCTACGCCAACAGCTGCGCCAACCCCATCCTCTACGGCTTCCTCTCCGACAACTTCAAGCAGAGCTTCCAGAAGGTTCTCTGCCTCCGCAAGGGCGATGGGGCGGAGGATGGAGAGCCCGTGGAGCACAGGCAGGAGAACAGCAGCCGCCTGCAGGAGTCCATGCTGACCCAGAGGAACGTGGAGTTCAACGGGCACATGCAGACCAGCAAGGTCTGA